A window of the Lolium perenne isolate Kyuss_39 chromosome 7, Kyuss_2.0, whole genome shotgun sequence genome harbors these coding sequences:
- the LOC127311578 gene encoding GDSL esterase/lipase At5g62930, whose amino-acid sequence MAAPGSCPSPPAPSAGHPPVCLAADASGGAGSQEAPLRPSLVLFGDSITEQSFRPGGWGAALADTYSRKADVVVRGYGGYNTRWALFLIHRIFPLVGVPPVATTIFFGANDAALLGRTSERQHVPVEEYKQNLRTIVNHLKDCSKSMVILLITPPPIDEDGRERYARSLYGKDARSLPERTNEMAGVYASQCIELAKEMDVHCVDIWSKMQTTEGWQKLYLSDGLHLTPEGNALVHKEVVQTLRGAGLKAEDMAHDFPHHSKIDGICPEKAFQ is encoded by the exons ATGGCGGCGCCCGGATCCTGCCCCTCGCCGCCGGCCCCGTCAGCCGGCCACCCTCCCGTCTGCCTCGCCGCCGACGCTTCAG GTGGAGCGGGATCCCAGGAAGCGCCGCTGCGGCCGTCGCTGGTGCTCTTCGGCGACTCCATCACCGAGCAGTCCTTCCGCCCCGGCGGCTGGGGAGCGGCCCTCGCCGACACCTACTCCCGCAAG GCCGATGTTGTCGTCAGAGGCTACGGCGGGTACAACACGAGATGGGCGCTGTTCCTTATCCACCGCATCTTTCCCCTG GTCGGCGTACCGCCTGTAGCCACCACCATATTCTTCGGTGCCAATGACGCGGCGCTTCTCGGACGGACAAGCGAGCGGCAGCATGTGCCGGTTGAGGAGTATAAGCAGAATCTCAGAACAATCGTTAATCATCTCAAG GATTGTTCCAAGTCCATGGTGATTTTGCTTATCACCCCACCTCCTATTGATGAAGATGGAAGAGAAAGATATGCACG ATCACTATATGGAAAAGATGCGAGGAGTCTCCCTGAAAGGACAAATGAAATGGCTGGTGTCTATGCAAGTCAATGCATAGAACTAGCCAAAGAAATGGATGTGCACTGTGTTGATATTTGGTCAAAGATGCAAACGACTGAAGGGTGGCAGAAACTTTACTTAAG TGATGGACTGCATCTGACACCGGAAGGGAATGCTCTGGTCCACAAGGAGGTTGTCCAAACATTGAGAGGTGCCGGTCTGAAAGCTGAAGATATGGCACATGACTTTCCTCATCATTCCAAAATAGATGGAATTTGCCCGGAGAAGGCCTTCCAGTGA